In the genome of Pseudomonas bubulae, one region contains:
- a CDS encoding extracellular solute-binding protein has protein sequence MLARKRLLTALALTVFASGVSAADEVVVYSSRIDELIKPVFDAYTAKTGVKVKFITDKEAPLMQRIKAEGQNATADLLLTVDAGNLWQAEQMGILQPFTSEVIDKNIPPQYRSSSHEWTGLSLRARTIAYSTDRVKPEELSTYEALADKNWEGRLCLRTAKKVYNQSLTATMIEVNGAEKTEEILKGWVNNLSTDVFSDDIAVLEAINAGQCDVGIVNTYYYGRLHKQKPDLAVKLFWPNQADRGVHVNLSGIGLTKYAPHPEAAKALVEWMTTPEAQSIFAGVNQEFPANPSVPPSAEVASWGSFKADALPVEVAGKRQAEAIRMMDRAGWN, from the coding sequence ATGTTGGCACGCAAGCGTCTACTGACTGCCCTGGCCCTGACCGTTTTTGCGAGCGGTGTTTCTGCTGCCGATGAGGTGGTGGTTTACTCCTCGCGTATCGACGAACTGATCAAACCGGTATTTGATGCCTACACCGCGAAAACCGGGGTCAAGGTCAAGTTCATCACCGACAAGGAAGCGCCGCTGATGCAGCGCATCAAGGCCGAGGGGCAAAACGCCACCGCCGATCTGTTGCTAACCGTGGATGCCGGTAACCTTTGGCAAGCTGAGCAAATGGGCATCCTGCAACCGTTCACCTCCGAGGTGATCGACAAAAATATCCCGCCGCAATATCGCTCTTCTTCTCACGAGTGGACTGGTCTGAGCCTGCGCGCACGGACTATCGCCTATTCGACGGACCGGGTTAAACCAGAAGAACTGTCGACCTATGAGGCTTTGGCCGACAAGAACTGGGAAGGTCGCTTGTGTCTGCGCACTGCCAAGAAGGTTTACAACCAGTCGCTGACCGCCACCATGATCGAAGTGAATGGCGCCGAGAAAACCGAAGAAATCCTCAAGGGCTGGGTCAACAACCTGTCCACAGACGTGTTCTCGGATGACATCGCCGTGCTTGAAGCCATCAACGCCGGGCAATGTGACGTGGGCATCGTCAACACTTACTACTACGGTCGCCTGCACAAGCAGAAGCCCGATCTGGCGGTGAAGCTGTTCTGGCCCAACCAGGCGGATCGTGGCGTTCACGTCAACTTGTCGGGTATTGGCCTGACCAAGTACGCGCCGCATCCTGAAGCGGCCAAGGCATTGGTGGAGTGGATGACCACCCCTGAAGCCCAATCGATTTTCGCTGGCGTAAACCAGGAATTTCCGGCCAACCCAAGCGTTCCACCTTCGGCGGAAGTGGCGAGCTGGGGTAGCTTCAAGGCCGATGCACTGCCGGTTGAAGTGGCAGGCAAGCGCCAGGCTGAAGCGATCCGCATGATGGACCGTGCTGGCTGGAACTGA
- a CDS encoding 2-octaprenyl-3-methyl-6-methoxy-1,4-benzoquinol hydroxylase gives MRADLLIVGAGMVGSALALALKDSGLKILLLDGGPLSVKPFASEAPFEPRVSALSAASQRILQRLGAWDGIIHRRASPYSHMHVWDGSGTGQIHFSAASVHADVLGHIVENRVVQDALLECLQGSCIEMLANSRLEQMRRSGDDWLLTLADGRTLRAPLVIAADGANSAVRRLTGCETREWDYQHHAIVTSVRCAEPHQQTAWQRFTDQGPLAFLPLERDGQQDWCSIVWSTTPEQAQYLMTLDDAAFSRELELAFEGRLGSVLSADPRVCVPLRQRHAKRYVAEGLALIGDAAHTIHPLAGQGVNLGFLDAAVLADVLMHAVDRGERLADVRVLSRFERRRMPHNLALMAAMEGFERLFQADSLTARLLRNTGLKWVDKMPEAKALFVRQALGLSGDLPPLARP, from the coding sequence ATGCGCGCAGATCTGCTGATTGTTGGGGCCGGAATGGTCGGAAGCGCACTGGCGCTGGCGCTCAAGGACAGCGGGCTGAAAATCCTGCTGCTCGACGGTGGCCCGCTGAGCGTCAAGCCGTTTGCCAGCGAAGCGCCGTTCGAGCCTCGGGTCAGTGCCCTGTCGGCGGCCAGCCAGCGCATTTTGCAGCGTCTGGGCGCCTGGGACGGCATCATCCACCGCCGTGCCAGCCCGTACTCGCATATGCACGTGTGGGATGGCAGCGGCACCGGGCAGATCCACTTTTCGGCAGCCAGCGTGCATGCGGACGTGCTGGGCCATATCGTCGAGAACCGTGTGGTGCAGGACGCACTGCTGGAGTGCCTGCAGGGCAGTTGTATTGAAATGCTGGCCAATTCACGCCTGGAGCAGATGCGCCGTTCCGGCGACGACTGGCTGCTGACCCTGGCCGATGGCCGCACCTTGCGGGCGCCGCTGGTGATTGCCGCTGATGGCGCCAACTCGGCCGTACGTCGCCTCACCGGCTGTGAAACCCGTGAGTGGGATTACCAGCACCACGCTATCGTCACCAGCGTACGGTGTGCAGAACCGCACCAGCAGACCGCCTGGCAGCGTTTTACCGACCAAGGGCCGCTGGCATTCTTGCCGCTCGAGCGTGACGGTCAGCAGGACTGGTGCTCGATCGTATGGTCGACCACCCCCGAACAAGCCCAATACCTGATGACGCTGGATGACGCAGCGTTCAGTCGTGAGCTGGAGCTGGCTTTTGAAGGTCGTCTTGGCAGTGTGCTGAGTGCCGATCCACGGGTATGCGTGCCACTGCGCCAGCGCCATGCCAAACGCTATGTCGCCGAAGGCCTGGCGTTGATCGGTGATGCGGCGCACACCATCCACCCGCTGGCCGGGCAGGGCGTGAACCTGGGCTTCCTGGATGCAGCAGTGCTGGCCGATGTGCTGATGCACGCGGTGGACCGTGGCGAACGTTTGGCGGATGTGCGTGTGCTGAGCCGTTTCGAGCGGCGGCGCATGCCCCACAACCTGGCGCTGATGGCGGCGATGGAGGGCTTTGAACGCTTGTTCCAGGCCGACTCCCTGACCGCCCGCCTGTTGCGCAACACCGGTTTGAAATGGGTGGATAAAATGCCCGAGGCCAAGGCCCTGTTTGTGCGTCAGGCACTGGGCCTGAGTGGCGACCTGCCGCCGTTGGCCAGGCCGTAA
- the ubiH gene encoding 2-octaprenyl-6-methoxyphenyl hydroxylase has protein sequence MSRVNLAIIGGGLVGASLALALQAGARARGWKIVLIEPFAPGNAYQPSYDARSSALSYGARLIYEHLGLWQAIAERGEPIKDIHVSDRGRFSTARLSASEEGVPALGYVVENAWLGQCLWKSLDPDVISWRCPAEVIHMQPLDDGYRLTLNDETTLDCDLAVLADGGRSGLREKLGIHVRQQPYNQSALIANITPSQPHAGMAFERFTEEGPMALLPLPDNRCALVWTRLGMDAQRLAALDERSFLSELQGVFGYRLGTLKQVGARHLYPLTLIEAQEQVRPHLAVLGNAAHSLHPIAGQGFNLSLRDARALADALLGSDKQPGDFATLLSYQQAQQLDQQLTIGFSDKVTRVFGSEQPLVSFGRNLGLLGLDLLPPAKRWFARQAMGLGTRADS, from the coding sequence ATGAGCCGCGTCAATCTGGCCATTATCGGTGGCGGTCTGGTGGGGGCGAGCCTGGCGCTGGCGTTGCAGGCCGGGGCCAGGGCCCGTGGCTGGAAAATCGTATTGATCGAGCCGTTCGCCCCCGGCAACGCCTATCAGCCAAGCTACGATGCCCGCTCTTCGGCGCTCAGCTATGGTGCCCGGCTGATCTATGAACACTTGGGCCTGTGGCAGGCTATTGCTGAACGCGGTGAGCCGATCAAGGATATTCATGTATCCGATCGCGGGCGCTTCTCGACGGCTCGCTTGTCGGCCAGTGAAGAAGGTGTTCCGGCGCTGGGGTATGTGGTCGAAAACGCCTGGCTGGGCCAGTGCCTGTGGAAAAGCCTGGACCCGGACGTGATCAGCTGGCGTTGCCCGGCTGAAGTTATCCACATGCAACCGCTGGATGATGGCTATCGCCTGACCCTCAACGACGAAACCACGCTGGACTGCGATCTCGCCGTCCTGGCTGATGGTGGGCGTTCGGGGTTGCGCGAGAAACTGGGCATCCATGTGCGTCAGCAGCCCTACAACCAGAGCGCGCTGATAGCCAATATCACGCCGAGCCAGCCCCATGCTGGCATGGCGTTCGAACGTTTTACCGAAGAAGGCCCGATGGCTTTGCTGCCATTGCCTGACAACCGCTGCGCGCTGGTGTGGACGCGTTTGGGGATGGACGCGCAGCGTCTGGCAGCCCTGGATGAGCGCAGCTTTCTCAGCGAGTTGCAGGGCGTATTTGGCTATCGTCTGGGCACCCTCAAACAAGTGGGGGCGCGGCACCTGTATCCTTTGACGCTGATTGAAGCGCAGGAGCAGGTACGTCCTCATCTGGCGGTGCTGGGCAATGCGGCCCACAGCCTGCACCCGATTGCCGGACAGGGTTTCAACCTGTCCCTGCGCGATGCCCGGGCGCTGGCCGATGCCTTGTTGGGCAGTGACAAGCAACCCGGGGATTTCGCCACCCTGCTGAGTTATCAACAGGCGCAGCAACTCGACCAGCAACTGACCATCGGCTTCTCCGACAAGGTGACGCGGGTGTTTGGCAGTGAGCAGCCACTGGTGTCCTTTGGTCGCAACCTGGGCCTTCTAGGCCTTGACCTGTTGCCACCGGCCAAGCGCTGGTTTGCCCGTCAGGCAATGGGCCTGGGCACCCGCGCAGACAGTTGA
- the pepP gene encoding Xaa-Pro aminopeptidase: MIHIPKSEYARRRKALMAQMEPNSIAILPAAAVAIRNRDVEHVYRQDSNFQYLSGFPEPAAVIVLIPGRAHGEYVLFCRERNAERELWDGLRAGQEGAIRDFGADDAFPITDIDDILPGLIEGRSRVYSAMGGNPEFDRNLMEWINAIRSKASLGAQPPNEFVALDHLMHDMRLYKSAAELKVMRHAAQISARAHVRAMQASRAGLHEYSLEAELDYEFRKSGAKMPAYGSIVASGDNSCILHYQENDALLKSGDLVLIDAGCEIDCYASDISRTFPVNGRFSAEQKAIYELVLAAQEAAITEIAPDKHWNQAHEATVRVITAGLVELGLLQGDVDELIASEAYKPFYMHRAGHWLGLDVHDVGEYKVEGEWRVLEAGMTLTVEPGIYISPGNLDVAKKWRGIGVRIEDDVVVTKHGCEILTGDVPKTVAEIEALMAGAA, encoded by the coding sequence ATGATCCATATCCCGAAATCGGAATACGCACGTCGCCGCAAGGCACTCATGGCGCAGATGGAGCCCAACAGCATTGCGATCCTGCCCGCTGCGGCGGTGGCCATTCGCAATCGCGATGTCGAACATGTTTACCGCCAGGACAGCAATTTCCAGTACCTGAGCGGCTTTCCCGAGCCTGCGGCCGTGATCGTCCTGATTCCGGGCCGGGCACATGGCGAGTACGTGCTGTTTTGTCGCGAGCGCAACGCCGAGCGTGAATTGTGGGACGGCCTGCGGGCCGGGCAGGAAGGCGCAATTCGCGACTTCGGTGCTGACGACGCGTTCCCGATCACCGATATCGACGACATCCTGCCGGGCCTGATCGAAGGCCGCAGCCGGGTGTATTCGGCGATGGGCGGCAATCCCGAATTCGATCGCAATCTGATGGAGTGGATCAACGCGATTCGTTCCAAGGCCAGCCTCGGTGCCCAGCCGCCCAACGAATTCGTTGCTCTGGATCATCTGATGCATGACATGCGCCTGTATAAATCGGCGGCAGAGCTCAAGGTCATGCGCCATGCGGCGCAAATTTCGGCTCGCGCCCATGTGCGTGCAATGCAGGCCAGCCGCGCCGGTTTGCATGAGTACAGCCTGGAGGCAGAGCTGGATTACGAATTTCGTAAAAGCGGGGCAAAAATGCCAGCCTATGGCTCGATCGTCGCCTCTGGCGATAACAGCTGCATCCTGCATTACCAGGAGAATGATGCACTGCTCAAAAGCGGCGATCTGGTGTTGATTGATGCTGGCTGCGAGATCGACTGCTACGCCAGCGATATAAGCCGTACGTTCCCGGTCAACGGCCGTTTTTCAGCGGAACAGAAAGCGATCTACGAGCTGGTTCTGGCTGCACAAGAGGCGGCAATTACCGAAATTGCCCCTGATAAACACTGGAATCAGGCCCATGAAGCCACAGTCCGGGTAATTACCGCCGGGCTGGTGGAGTTGGGGCTATTGCAGGGTGACGTTGACGAACTGATCGCCAGCGAGGCCTACAAGCCGTTTTACATGCACCGTGCTGGCCACTGGCTTGGGCTCGATGTGCATGACGTGGGTGAATACAAGGTCGAGGGTGAGTGGCGCGTGCTGGAGGCGGGCATGACCCTGACCGTCGAGCCGGGTATCTATATCAGCCCCGGCAACCTCGATGTCGCGAAAAAATGGCGCGGCATCGGCGTGCGAATCGAGGACGACGTAGTGGTCACCAAACATGGCTGTGAAATCCTGACGGGCGACGTGCCAAAAACTGTCGCCGAGATCGAAGCGTTGATGGCAGGCGCGGCATGA
- a CDS encoding YecA family protein, which produces MPIQNSPYQAFVTLLTANGHSVSPAELHGHLLGRSCAGAGFDADAWLVEAAELLAGEPQDNVRNALIGLQEMVKGELTSDDMTVVLLLPTDDAPLTERAAALGQWCQGFLSGFGLTRRAYSLSDEANEVLRDLAAIAQVQDALEESEDGESDYMEVMEYLRVAPLLLFTETKKTADAAPAKPSLH; this is translated from the coding sequence ATGCCTATTCAGAATTCCCCGTATCAAGCCTTTGTAACCCTGCTGACCGCCAACGGCCACTCCGTCTCGCCTGCCGAACTGCATGGCCACCTGCTGGGTCGCAGCTGTGCCGGTGCCGGTTTCGATGCCGACGCCTGGCTGGTCGAAGCTGCCGAACTGTTGGCTGGTGAGCCACAAGACAACGTACGCAATGCCTTGATCGGATTGCAAGAGATGGTCAAGGGTGAGCTGACCAGTGACGACATGACCGTCGTGCTGTTGCTGCCGACCGACGACGCACCATTGACCGAGCGCGCTGCTGCCCTGGGCCAGTGGTGCCAGGGTTTCCTGTCCGGTTTCGGTCTGACCCGCCGCGCCTATTCGCTGAGCGATGAAGCCAACGAAGTGCTGCGCGACCTGGCCGCCATCGCTCAGGTGCAAGATGCCCTGGAAGAGTCTGAAGACGGCGAAAGCGACTATATGGAAGTGATGGAATACCTGCGCGTCGCGCCGCTGTTGCTGTTCACCGAAACCAAAAAAACTGCTGACGCCGCGCCAGCCAAGCCTTCGCTGCACTGA
- a CDS encoding TIGR02449 family protein, whose product MEDTDLHALMARLELLISRVEQLNRQNALLTAQEKTWREERAHLIEKNEIARNKVESMISRLKALEQDS is encoded by the coding sequence ATGGAAGACACCGACCTGCATGCACTGATGGCTAGACTCGAGTTGCTGATTAGCCGAGTCGAGCAACTTAACCGTCAAAACGCACTCTTAACTGCTCAGGAAAAGACTTGGCGCGAGGAACGCGCGCACCTCATTGAAAAAAACGAAATCGCCAGAAACAAGGTGGAATCGATGATTTCGCGCCTCAAAGCCCTGGAGCAAGACTCATGA
- a CDS encoding cell division protein ZapA, whose translation MSSSSSVTVHILDKEYSIMCPQEERSNLVSAARYLDGKMREIRSSGKVIGADRIAVMAALNITHDLLHKQEVAEVQTSSTTREQVRDLLDRVDLVLATDPSERQS comes from the coding sequence ATGAGTTCAAGCAGTAGCGTCACCGTGCACATCCTCGATAAAGAGTATTCGATCATGTGCCCCCAGGAAGAACGCAGCAACCTGGTGAGCGCCGCCCGCTACCTGGACGGCAAAATGCGCGAAATTCGCAGCAGCGGCAAAGTCATTGGCGCCGACCGTATCGCCGTAATGGCTGCACTGAATATTACCCATGATCTGCTGCACAAGCAGGAAGTCGCCGAAGTTCAGACCAGCAGCACTACCCGAGAACAGGTACGCGACCTGCTCGATCGCGTTGATCTGGTGCTGGCCACTGATCCGAGCGAACGCCAAAGCTGA
- a CDS encoding 5-formyltetrahydrofolate cyclo-ligase produces the protein MNEPAPPSRPQLRRILRKARRDLSPCEQRQAARGLYRQLAQHPLFRRAKHISLYLPTDGEIDPRLLLREAQRRGKITYLPVLSAWPKTKMVFQRVAPGEKLIPNRFRILEPRINRARQRKVWALDLVLLPLVGFDATGGRLGMGGGFYDRSLAYQARRQSWRKPTLLGLAHECQKVACLDQASWDVPLQGTVSDRQWYVAH, from the coding sequence ATGAACGAACCTGCGCCGCCTTCCCGCCCGCAACTTCGCCGAATCCTGCGCAAAGCCCGCCGCGACCTGTCGCCCTGCGAGCAACGCCAGGCAGCCCGTGGCCTGTACCGGCAACTGGCGCAACACCCGCTGTTTCGCCGCGCCAAACACATTTCGCTGTACCTGCCCACTGACGGTGAAATCGATCCGCGCCTGCTCCTGCGCGAAGCTCAGCGTCGGGGCAAAATCACCTACCTGCCGGTTCTCAGTGCCTGGCCGAAAACTAAAATGGTCTTTCAGCGGGTCGCCCCCGGCGAAAAGCTGATCCCCAACCGTTTCCGCATTCTTGAACCCCGTATCAACCGCGCACGCCAACGCAAGGTCTGGGCGCTGGACCTGGTGCTGCTACCACTGGTGGGGTTTGATGCGACGGGGGGACGGCTGGGCATGGGCGGCGGTTTTTATGACCGCAGCCTGGCCTATCAGGCAAGACGCCAAAGCTGGCGCAAGCCGACACTGTTGGGGCTGGCCCACGAATGTCAGAAAGTGGCGTGCCTGGACCAGGCCAGTTGGGATGTCCCTTTGCAGGGCACGGTCTCGGACAGGCAGTGGTACGTCGCCCACTGA
- a CDS encoding EVE domain-containing protein produces MAYWLMKSEPDEFSIKDLQKLGEARWDGVRNYQARNFMRAMAVGDLFFFYHSSCPEPGIAGVGRIVQAAYPDPTALDPESHYFDPKASVEKNPWSALQVAHEQTFPRVIKLDYLKQQSALAEMPLVQKGSRLSVMPVTGEQWAVVMGLL; encoded by the coding sequence ATGGCTTATTGGCTGATGAAATCCGAGCCTGACGAATTTTCGATCAAGGATTTGCAAAAGCTCGGCGAAGCTCGCTGGGACGGTGTGCGCAACTATCAGGCGCGCAATTTCATGCGAGCCATGGCGGTGGGTGACCTGTTCTTTTTCTACCACTCCAGTTGCCCCGAGCCAGGGATTGCCGGAGTAGGCCGAATCGTCCAGGCCGCTTATCCGGACCCGACGGCCCTGGACCCTGAAAGTCATTACTTCGACCCCAAGGCCAGCGTCGAGAAAAACCCGTGGAGCGCACTGCAGGTCGCCCATGAGCAGACCTTTCCCCGGGTGATCAAACTCGACTACCTCAAACAGCAAAGCGCTCTGGCCGAAATGCCGCTGGTGCAAAAAGGCAGCCGCCTTTCAGTGATGCCAGTGACGGGCGAGCAATGGGCTGTGGTGATGGGGTTGCTGTAA
- a CDS encoding HlyD family secretion protein has translation MSSNHRISHYFVIPLAVLLIAAGGFGYWKSQHDRLPEGISMGNGRLEATEVQIAAKIPGRLAEVLVDEGDRVTQGQLLARMDTRTLEASRAQAEAEVLRARQTLAANEANVQLRQSEKLLASQELKRFRQLSQRGFASGQQLDQQQARFDTSNAAVVAAQAQVAAAKAAIGSSQAQVAQLTSEIDDSSLRAPINGVIQLRLAEPGEVLGSGGRVFMMIDPGDQYMNLYMPASVVGKLTVGSEARIVLDALPDRALPAKITFVAAKSQFTPKEVETRDERQKLVFRVKLRLTDPGAVPQAKPGMPGAGYVRTADVPWPANLQ, from the coding sequence ATGTCTAGCAATCACCGTATTTCCCATTATTTCGTTATCCCTTTGGCTGTCTTGCTGATCGCAGCAGGCGGGTTCGGTTATTGGAAATCCCAGCACGACCGCCTCCCCGAAGGCATCAGCATGGGCAACGGCCGCCTCGAAGCCACAGAAGTGCAAATCGCAGCAAAAATCCCCGGGCGTCTGGCTGAAGTGCTGGTTGACGAAGGCGACCGGGTAACCCAGGGCCAACTGCTGGCCCGCATGGACACCCGCACCCTGGAAGCCAGTCGTGCGCAAGCTGAAGCCGAAGTGCTGCGCGCCCGCCAGACCCTGGCCGCCAACGAAGCCAACGTGCAACTGCGCCAGAGCGAAAAACTGCTGGCCAGCCAGGAACTCAAGCGCTTTCGCCAACTGTCCCAGCGCGGTTTTGCCAGCGGTCAGCAACTGGATCAGCAACAAGCCCGATTCGACACCAGCAACGCAGCAGTAGTCGCCGCCCAGGCCCAGGTAGCGGCTGCCAAGGCCGCGATTGGTTCATCCCAGGCTCAGGTCGCACAGCTGACCAGCGAAATTGACGACAGCAGCCTGCGCGCACCGATCAACGGCGTGATCCAGCTGCGCCTGGCCGAACCTGGCGAAGTCCTCGGCTCGGGCGGCCGGGTATTTATGATGATCGACCCCGGCGACCAGTACATGAACCTGTACATGCCCGCTTCGGTGGTCGGCAAATTGACTGTGGGTTCTGAGGCACGCATCGTGCTCGACGCCCTGCCAGACCGGGCGCTGCCGGCCAAAATCACTTTTGTCGCAGCCAAATCCCAGTTCACCCCCAAAGAAGTTGAAACCCGCGACGAGCGACAAAAACTGGTATTCCGGGTAAAGCTGCGCCTCACCGACCCGGGTGCCGTGCCCCAGGCCAAACCGGGCATGCCGGGTGCCGGTTATGTGCGAACCGCCGATGTACCATGGCCGGCTAATCTGCAATGA